A window of the Leptolyngbya subtilissima AS-A7 genome harbors these coding sequences:
- a CDS encoding NYN domain-containing protein, with protein MANRYGLKRLSIFVDGNNMFYAQQKNGWFFDPKRVLEYFLSLDGGATLVNAFWYTGLKDPQDQRGFRDALISLGYTVRTKILKEYYDDTSGRYSQKANLDIEIAIDMFNTVDQYDEVVLFSGDGDFERAIELLRSKNTHITVVSTEGMIARELRNATDRYIDLNSVRKYIEKD; from the coding sequence ATGGCAAATAGATACGGCTTGAAGCGTTTGTCGATTTTCGTAGACGGCAATAATATGTTCTACGCCCAGCAAAAGAATGGCTGGTTTTTCGATCCGAAGCGGGTACTTGAATATTTTCTTAGCCTTGACGGTGGGGCTACCTTAGTCAACGCCTTTTGGTACACCGGGCTGAAAGACCCCCAAGATCAGCGCGGTTTTCGGGATGCGCTGATCAGCCTCGGCTACACTGTGCGAACCAAAATTCTCAAGGAGTATTACGACGATACCTCTGGGCGCTACTCCCAAAAAGCCAATCTCGATATTGAGATTGCCATCGACATGTTCAACACCGTAGATCAATACGATGAGGTCGTTCTCTTTAGCGGCGACGGCGACTTTGAGCGGGCCATTGAGTTGCTGCGCTCAAAAAACACTCACATAACTGTTGTCTCGACGGAGGGGATGATTGCCCGCGAACTGCGCAACGCCACCGATCGCTACATCGACCTCAACAGTGTTCGTAAGTATATTGAGAAAGACTAA
- a CDS encoding DNA/RNA non-specific endonuclease, with product MTFSRLRPWNQLLLVALALGLTGCGNLLSMINWVAPVDVSTLPPCVDDDCNCGDFASQPRAQAVLDAFGGDPYSLDGDGNGRACELLPAETPAADPPAPASSNPHLALGNPSQAATTNPNNYLIQRDQYVLSYSRDRNGLNWASWEVDAAWLGSTDRQDNFRPDGALPAGFYQVTPNDYRGSGYDRGHVVPSGDRTSSVSNNAATFLMTNIIPQAPDNNRGTWRELEEYGRSLVYQYDHSLHVFAGAYGSQGNIGNRAIAIPSRLWKIIVVYDRLPNGDLGIGSDSQIIAVDLPNSNQVSPDWRRYQTSVQRIEIATGHSFFGNLPAELQAVLKARTSDAPP from the coding sequence ATGACATTTTCTCGGCTGCGTCCCTGGAACCAATTGTTGCTTGTGGCCCTGGCGCTAGGGCTGACTGGCTGTGGAAACCTGCTGTCGATGATCAACTGGGTTGCCCCTGTGGATGTATCAACCCTGCCTCCCTGTGTCGATGACGACTGCAACTGTGGCGACTTCGCTAGCCAACCTCGGGCTCAAGCGGTACTTGATGCTTTTGGGGGCGACCCCTACAGTCTTGACGGTGATGGCAACGGTCGAGCCTGCGAACTGCTGCCTGCTGAAACACCGGCTGCCGATCCACCCGCCCCGGCCTCTAGCAACCCCCACTTAGCGCTGGGCAATCCCAGCCAGGCGGCAACCACCAACCCCAACAACTATTTAATTCAGCGTGATCAGTATGTACTCAGCTACAGCCGCGATCGCAACGGGCTTAACTGGGCCAGTTGGGAAGTAGATGCCGCCTGGCTGGGCTCCACCGATCGCCAAGACAACTTTCGCCCCGACGGGGCGCTGCCCGCTGGGTTTTACCAGGTTACCCCCAACGACTATCGGGGCAGCGGCTACGATCGCGGCCATGTAGTGCCCTCCGGCGATCGCACCAGCAGCGTGAGCAACAATGCTGCCACCTTTTTGATGACCAACATCATTCCCCAAGCCCCTGACAACAACCGTGGCACCTGGCGGGAACTGGAAGAATACGGGCGATCGCTGGTTTACCAGTACGACCACAGCCTGCACGTGTTTGCTGGAGCCTACGGCAGCCAGGGCAACATCGGCAACCGAGCCATTGCTATACCTTCCCGCCTATGGAAAATTATTGTGGTGTACGATCGCCTCCCCAATGGGGACTTAGGCATTGGCAGTGACAGTCAAATAATTGCCGTTGATCTGCCCAACAGCAACCAGGTCAGCCCTGACTGGCGTCGCTACCAAACCTCGGTTCAGCGCATTGAAATAGCCACTGGCCATAGCTTCTTTGGAAATCTACCCGCCGAGCTTCAGGCCGTTCTCAAGGCCCGCACCAGCGATGCACCCCCGTGA
- the sodN gene encoding superoxide dismutase, Ni, with protein MLNQAIAKLQAWFPAAAVHAHCDGPCGVYDPSSARIAAEAVLSMTKKLVDLEVPAGGDKAASVAYHNTFARYTAIKEEQAQITKDELLVLWTDYFKPIHLEQFPDLHDTFWKAAKLCSACKVEVSVQHANELMEAVQKIHGIFWATKNRDVSWYTAS; from the coding sequence ATGCTCAACCAAGCAATTGCCAAGCTACAGGCATGGTTCCCCGCCGCTGCCGTCCACGCGCACTGCGATGGCCCCTGCGGCGTTTACGATCCCTCCTCGGCTCGCATTGCCGCCGAAGCTGTGCTGTCGATGACCAAAAAGCTGGTGGACCTTGAGGTGCCCGCCGGTGGTGATAAGGCCGCTTCTGTTGCCTACCACAACACCTTCGCTCGCTATACCGCCATCAAAGAAGAGCAGGCTCAAATCACCAAAGATGAGCTGCTGGTGCTGTGGACTGACTACTTTAAGCCCATCCACCTAGAGCAGTTCCCCGACCTGCATGACACCTTCTGGAAAGCCGCCAAACTTTGCTCTGCCTGCAAGGTCGAAGTCAGCGTGCAGCACGCCAACGAGCTGATGGAAGCCGTGCAGAAAATCCACGGCATTTTCTGGGCAACCAAGAACCGTGATGTGTCTTGGTACACCGCTAGCTAG
- the sodX gene encoding nickel-type superoxide dismutase maturation protease, translating into MENNLSNFPQPPSQLRHSQFTDLVLWLLRQRRRFRVVGASMLPLLEPGVEVLIDPSAYRQQRPQPGDLVVADHPRQPGLLLIKWVVYVDADGCFLQGLNAMESTDSRKFGLVPWAGLVGQVVCRLP; encoded by the coding sequence GTGGAAAACAACCTCAGCAATTTCCCACAGCCGCCGTCGCAGTTGCGCCATAGTCAGTTCACCGATCTGGTGCTCTGGCTGTTGCGCCAGCGACGGCGGTTTCGCGTTGTGGGAGCCTCGATGCTGCCCCTGTTAGAGCCGGGTGTGGAGGTATTGATCGATCCTTCCGCCTATCGTCAGCAGCGACCGCAGCCGGGCGACCTGGTGGTGGCCGATCATCCTCGGCAGCCGGGACTGCTGCTGATTAAGTGGGTGGTCTATGTCGATGCCGACGGCTGTTTTTTGCAGGGGCTGAATGCGATGGAGAGCACCGACAGCCGCAAATTTGGCTTGGTGCCTTGGGCAGGGCTGGTGGGTCAGGTCGTCTGCCGGCTGCCCTGA
- a CDS encoding HAD family hydrolase, with product MAITHIVFDMGGVLIELQWLDRVKDLLGRPLTIEEIHRLWVSAPSVVDFESGRTDFDAFAAAFVQDFGLAIAPAVVKHEFLEIVRAPLPQCNEMLAALKPRYHLSLLSNTNPAHYERLRDRYNFFDYFDQLFLSYKIGLIKPSTAVFEHVLSALDAPADSVAFFDDGSRNVEAARTLGIHAYRVDSPAEVMAMVESFS from the coding sequence ATGGCCATTACGCACATTGTGTTTGATATGGGTGGGGTGCTGATAGAGCTACAGTGGCTCGACCGGGTCAAAGACCTGCTGGGTCGTCCCCTCACCATTGAGGAAATTCACCGCCTCTGGGTCAGCGCCCCCTCTGTCGTCGATTTTGAGAGCGGCCGTACTGACTTCGATGCCTTTGCCGCCGCCTTTGTGCAAGATTTTGGTCTGGCGATCGCCCCCGCAGTCGTCAAGCACGAGTTTTTAGAAATCGTGCGGGCGCCACTGCCCCAGTGCAACGAAATGCTCGCGGCTCTCAAGCCCCGCTACCACCTGTCGCTGCTGTCGAACACTAACCCTGCCCACTACGAGCGATTGCGCGATCGCTACAACTTTTTTGACTACTTCGACCAGCTATTTTTGTCCTACAAGATTGGTTTGATTAAGCCCAGTACGGCCGTCTTTGAGCATGTGCTATCGGCGCTCGATGCCCCCGCCGACAGCGTAGCCTTCTTCGACGACGGGTCCCGCAATGTTGAGGCGGCCCGCACCCTCGGCATTCACGCCTACCGAGTCGACTCGCCTGCCGAAGTCATGGCCATGGTGGAAAGCTTCTCCTAG
- a CDS encoding DUF4149 domain-containing protein, whose amino-acid sequence MNSLSHPIAKPTPWVGAVLFALMFWFSSSLLMDFVIMPGLFVGGMMSQPDFGSAGYAMFWVFNRLELLCAGVILTGLLAARQSRPQRPVVASGLRSRWAVELGLGLLALTLVLTYAIAPAMAALGASLDPFAATVEVPGAMNQMHGLYFALEAVKLLGCGALLSLLYGDLSRAEEL is encoded by the coding sequence ATGAATTCGCTATCTCACCCCATCGCTAAGCCCACTCCCTGGGTCGGGGCGGTTTTGTTCGCCCTCATGTTTTGGTTCAGCAGCAGCCTGCTGATGGACTTTGTCATCATGCCCGGGCTATTTGTTGGCGGTATGATGAGCCAGCCCGATTTTGGCTCGGCGGGCTACGCCATGTTTTGGGTGTTTAACCGTCTCGAGCTGCTGTGCGCTGGCGTCATTTTGACTGGTCTATTGGCAGCCCGCCAGTCGCGCCCCCAGCGTCCTGTAGTCGCTAGCGGCCTGCGCAGCCGTTGGGCTGTAGAGCTTGGGCTAGGCCTGTTAGCCCTTACTCTGGTGCTGACCTATGCGATCGCCCCCGCCATGGCTGCCCTGGGTGCTTCCCTCGACCCCTTTGCCGCCACCGTTGAAGTGCCCGGTGCTATGAACCAGATGCACGGGCTGTACTTTGCCTTAGAAGCTGTCAAGCTGCTGGGCTGCGGTGCGCTGCTCAGCCTGCTCTATGGAGACCTCAGCCGCGCTGAAGAACTGTAG
- a CDS encoding DnaJ C-terminal domain-containing protein, which translates to MAATGFKDYYAVLGVNRTASADEIKQSFRKLARKYHPDVNPNDKAAEAKFKEVSEAYEVLSDADKRKKYDQYGQYWQQASRAGAGAPYGNPGDMGGFDFSNYGSFDEFINELLGRFATPGGGSARSYPYGTPGGGAAGPGFGYETAPNQSFDQEANIRLTFSEAFHGAQKRLRIGNDNVEVRIPPGAKQGSKIRLKGKGPINPYTKQPADIYLVVQLEGHGFFTLEGDSLTAEVPITPDEAVLGGKIDVPTPDGSVTMNLPGGTRSGQTLRLRGKGWPRPKGDRGDLLIKVVITPPVSLSDAERQLYEKIRDSRTTNPRQSLTNTRL; encoded by the coding sequence ATGGCTGCTACGGGCTTTAAAGACTACTACGCGGTGCTGGGGGTCAATCGCACGGCAAGTGCCGACGAGATCAAGCAGTCTTTTCGCAAGCTGGCCCGCAAGTACCACCCCGACGTTAACCCCAATGACAAAGCCGCCGAGGCCAAGTTTAAAGAGGTGAGCGAAGCCTACGAGGTGCTCTCCGACGCCGACAAGCGTAAAAAGTATGACCAGTACGGTCAATACTGGCAGCAAGCCAGCCGCGCCGGTGCCGGTGCCCCCTACGGCAACCCCGGCGACATGGGCGGCTTTGACTTTAGCAATTACGGCAGCTTTGACGAGTTCATCAACGAGCTGTTGGGTCGTTTTGCCACCCCAGGCGGCGGCAGTGCCCGCTCCTATCCCTACGGGACGCCCGGCGGTGGGGCAGCCGGGCCTGGGTTTGGATACGAAACCGCCCCAAACCAATCCTTCGACCAAGAGGCCAACATTCGCCTCACCTTTAGCGAAGCTTTCCACGGTGCCCAAAAGCGCCTGCGCATCGGCAACGACAATGTGGAAGTGCGCATTCCGCCCGGGGCCAAGCAGGGCAGCAAAATTCGCCTCAAGGGCAAGGGGCCGATCAACCCCTACACTAAGCAGCCTGCCGATATTTATTTGGTGGTGCAGCTAGAGGGGCACGGCTTCTTTACCCTAGAGGGCGACAGCCTCACGGCTGAGGTGCCCATTACCCCAGATGAGGCGGTGTTGGGCGGAAAGATTGATGTGCCGACCCCCGATGGCAGCGTGACCATGAACCTACCTGGGGGTACCCGCTCGGGTCAAACTCTGCGTCTACGGGGCAAGGGCTGGCCTCGCCCCAAGGGCGATCGCGGCGATCTACTGATCAAAGTCGTGATTACACCTCCAGTAAGCCTCAGCGACGCCGAGCGCCAGCTGTACGAAAAAATCCGCGACAGCCGCACGACGAACCCACGTCAGAGCCTGACCAATACGCGTTTGTGA
- a CDS encoding cytosine deaminase has product MNSTALPQFLQQAPAHYWLENARLPLACVDGSVTWNAIASLAAPPISEELVAAHLEIQDGQIAAIIPASQPLDTDQPRWDLRQGLVWPCFADCHTHLDKGQTWFRNPNPDGTFASALKALETDHSHWSAADLYPRMSFGLRCSYAHGTQAVRTHLDCLNGQEEISFAIFDQLRQEWAGKIALQAVCLVSMDYYDRPEAEGLADTVARYGGVLGGVIYPQPGLEAQIDRAFELAEVRGLDLDFHADESLDPKAEGLRVVAETKLRRGFTGRVNCGHCCSLSVQAGDRAKDTLALLKQAGISVVSLPMCNLYLQDRQPGRMPRYRGVTLLPELRQFEVAVALASDNCRDAFFAYGDHDMVEVFTQAVRIGQLDRPIGDWPQAITRVPAQIMGLDAGLIGTGRSADLVVFKARSFSELLSRPQGDRVVLRQGSPIDTTLPDYAELDAVVGVA; this is encoded by the coding sequence ATGAATTCAACTGCCTTGCCCCAGTTTTTACAGCAGGCTCCGGCCCACTACTGGTTAGAAAATGCTCGGCTGCCCCTAGCCTGCGTCGACGGGTCGGTGACCTGGAATGCGATCGCATCCCTCGCCGCCCCGCCAATATCAGAAGAATTAGTCGCCGCCCATCTAGAAATTCAGGACGGGCAGATTGCGGCGATTATCCCCGCCAGCCAGCCCCTTGACACCGACCAACCTCGCTGGGATCTGCGCCAGGGTTTGGTGTGGCCCTGTTTCGCCGACTGCCACACCCATCTAGACAAAGGCCAGACCTGGTTTCGCAATCCCAACCCCGATGGCACCTTTGCCTCGGCCCTCAAGGCACTCGAAACCGACCACAGCCACTGGAGCGCCGCAGATCTCTACCCCCGTATGAGCTTTGGCCTGCGGTGCAGCTATGCCCACGGCACCCAGGCCGTCAGAACCCATCTGGATTGTTTGAATGGGCAGGAGGAAATTAGCTTTGCGATCTTCGATCAGCTGCGGCAGGAGTGGGCGGGCAAGATCGCGCTCCAGGCTGTGTGCCTGGTGTCGATGGACTACTACGATCGCCCCGAAGCTGAAGGTCTGGCCGATACCGTTGCCCGATATGGCGGCGTTTTAGGTGGAGTAATCTATCCCCAGCCCGGTCTGGAAGCTCAGATCGATCGCGCCTTTGAGCTGGCCGAGGTCCGGGGCCTCGACCTCGATTTTCACGCCGATGAGAGTCTTGACCCCAAGGCCGAAGGCTTGCGGGTGGTAGCCGAGACCAAACTGCGGCGGGGTTTTACCGGCCGGGTCAACTGCGGCCACTGCTGTAGTTTGTCGGTGCAGGCGGGCGATCGCGCCAAAGACACCTTAGCTTTGCTCAAGCAAGCAGGCATCAGCGTTGTCAGCCTGCCGATGTGCAACCTCTACCTACAAGATCGTCAGCCGGGTCGCATGCCTCGCTATCGCGGCGTCACCCTGCTGCCCGAGCTGCGCCAGTTTGAGGTGGCGGTGGCCCTAGCCAGCGACAACTGCCGCGACGCCTTCTTTGCCTATGGCGACCACGACATGGTGGAGGTGTTTACCCAGGCGGTGCGCATTGGCCAACTCGATCGCCCGATTGGCGACTGGCCCCAGGCAATCACCCGCGTCCCGGCTCAAATTATGGGTTTAGATGCGGGGCTGATTGGGACCGGTCGCTCGGCGGATCTAGTGGTGTTTAAGGCTCGCAGCTTCAGCGAGCTGCTGTCGCGACCCCAGGGCGATCGCGTCGTTTTGCGCCAGGGTAGCCCTATCGACACCACCCTGCCCGATTACGCCGAACTCGATGCAGTGGTGGGAGTTGCCTAA
- the mdh gene encoding malate dehydrogenase has translation MTAFSTPSACGSVGQVTVVGAGNVGSTLAQRLLERNLANVVLVDIVEGRPQGVALDLSQAAGCEGHNRTIVGTNDYHDTANSDIVVITAGLPRRPGMTRDDLTQVNGKIVIDTLRQALAVSPQASVIVVTNPLDVMTYLAWKASDLPPQRVMGMAGVLDSARFQTFIAWELGVPPQDVTAMVLGGHGDLMVPLPSYTTVNGIPVAELMPTPRLQALIDRTRNGGAEIVQLLKQGGAYYAPASSACVMVESMLLNQRRILPIAAHLTGQYGLDGLYLGVPCRLGQGGIEEVLELSLTSAEQAALEQSAASVKEQIPLALALLDQ, from the coding sequence ATGACTGCCTTTTCTACCCCCTCTGCTTGCGGTTCGGTTGGCCAGGTTACTGTAGTGGGGGCGGGTAACGTGGGCAGCACCCTGGCCCAGCGCCTGTTAGAGCGCAACCTGGCCAACGTGGTGCTGGTCGATATTGTTGAGGGGCGCCCCCAAGGGGTTGCCCTCGACCTGTCCCAAGCAGCGGGCTGCGAAGGGCACAACCGCACCATTGTCGGCACCAACGATTACCACGACACCGCCAACTCAGACATCGTGGTGATTACTGCGGGGCTGCCCCGCCGCCCCGGCATGACCCGCGACGACCTCACCCAGGTCAACGGCAAGATTGTGATCGACACGCTGCGCCAGGCCCTAGCCGTATCACCCCAGGCCAGCGTGATTGTGGTCACCAACCCGCTCGATGTCATGACCTACCTGGCTTGGAAAGCCAGCGATCTCCCCCCTCAGCGGGTGATGGGCATGGCCGGAGTACTCGACTCGGCACGATTTCAAACCTTTATTGCCTGGGAGCTGGGCGTGCCCCCGCAGGATGTGACGGCCATGGTGCTGGGAGGCCATGGCGACCTCATGGTGCCACTGCCCAGCTATACTACCGTCAACGGCATTCCGGTAGCCGAGCTGATGCCCACTCCCCGGCTGCAAGCGCTGATTGATCGCACCCGCAACGGCGGTGCCGAAATTGTGCAGTTGCTCAAGCAGGGAGGTGCTTACTACGCTCCGGCCTCCTCGGCTTGCGTCATGGTGGAGTCAATGCTGCTCAACCAGCGGCGCATCTTGCCCATAGCTGCCCACCTAACGGGCCAGTATGGCTTGGATGGTCTCTATCTGGGAGTGCCCTGCCGCCTAGGTCAGGGGGGCATTGAAGAAGTGCTAGAACTGTCGCTTACCTCGGCCGAGCAGGCAGCCCTCGAGCAGTCGGCGGCCTCGGTAAAGGAGCAGATACCGCTGGCCCTGGCACTGTTAGATCAGTAA
- a CDS encoding EAL domain-containing protein, whose protein sequence is MPPIEPAPEDGDSISLAADMAIASNCNIRLFAESETIFTEGSAADKAYIIESGYVEIFVGSGHDSIQLNVLGPGDIFGEMGIIDASPRSASAKALSPCRCIVVSAAQIAERIESSSPMVRLFISMSLHRNRAYNTYIKALANPHIGLPSPAITEKAYARSQQHQQILDDIKLESDLQNAVRNDELSLVYQPLLNLTTGTIVGFEALLRWQCPQRGSVTPHRFITLAEETSLILPMGDWILDHSCADLCRFQRHLESQGLSRADFFISINISVRQFQQPDFFERLIACTQRHGVDAQQIKLEVTERIFLNEAEAINSIGKCRAAGFEVSLDDFGTGYSSLNYLERCEIDCLKIDQSFIQKLCSSDRAKILVGSIIDIARQLGLPTVAEGIETPAQMAALKSMGCDIGQGFLFSRPLPLNEALALLNQ, encoded by the coding sequence TTGCCTCCTATAGAACCTGCCCCCGAAGACGGCGATAGCATTAGTCTGGCGGCCGATATGGCGATCGCCTCTAACTGCAACATTCGACTATTTGCAGAGAGCGAAACGATTTTTACTGAGGGCAGCGCCGCCGATAAAGCCTATATTATTGAGTCGGGCTATGTCGAGATTTTTGTGGGTTCTGGCCACGATTCAATTCAGCTCAATGTGCTGGGGCCAGGGGATATTTTTGGAGAAATGGGTATTATTGACGCCTCGCCCCGATCGGCCTCGGCTAAAGCCCTTAGCCCCTGCCGCTGCATTGTAGTATCAGCTGCTCAGATCGCTGAGCGCATCGAGTCGTCGTCGCCGATGGTGCGGCTGTTTATCTCGATGTCGCTGCACCGCAACCGAGCCTACAATACCTATATCAAGGCTCTAGCAAACCCTCACATCGGTCTGCCTAGCCCCGCCATAACTGAGAAAGCCTACGCAAGAAGTCAGCAACACCAGCAAATTTTAGACGACATTAAGCTAGAGTCTGACCTGCAAAATGCCGTCCGTAACGATGAGCTATCGCTGGTCTATCAGCCCCTTTTAAACCTAACCACAGGCACTATTGTGGGCTTCGAGGCGCTGCTGCGGTGGCAGTGCCCCCAGCGGGGCTCAGTGACTCCTCACCGGTTTATTACCCTGGCTGAAGAAACCTCGCTAATTTTGCCCATGGGTGACTGGATTTTGGATCACTCCTGTGCCGATCTGTGCCGTTTTCAGAGGCACTTAGAGAGCCAAGGTCTGAGCCGTGCTGACTTTTTTATTAGCATCAACATTTCGGTGCGTCAGTTTCAACAGCCCGATTTTTTTGAGCGGTTAATTGCTTGTACCCAGCGTCATGGTGTTGACGCCCAGCAAATTAAGCTAGAGGTGACGGAGCGGATCTTTTTGAATGAGGCTGAGGCGATTAACTCCATCGGCAAGTGTCGCGCCGCCGGATTTGAGGTTTCCCTCGACGACTTCGGCACCGGCTACTCTAGTCTCAATTATCTAGAGCGCTGCGAGATCGACTGTTTGAAAATTGATCAGTCGTTTATTCAAAAGTTGTGCAGCAGCGATCGCGCCAAAATTTTAGTCGGCTCGATTATCGATATTGCTCGCCAACTGGGTCTGCCCACCGTGGCTGAGGGCATTGAAACCCCCGCCCAGATGGCGGCTCTAAAATCGATGGGCTGCGACATTGGCCAGGGCTTTTTATTCAGCCGTCCCTTGCCGCTCAATGAGGCCCTGGCTCTGCTAAATCAGTAA
- a CDS encoding host attachment protein: MTRFLVAVVDGAKAKFLTLEPVAVPEVESGPDLIERCQLLNSAAEIPNQDLGANTKASRNRGSGSRGHSYDDRRDNYLVEFERRFAQAIGAQMEALINTYNLNTLVLVAEPQILGTLRNCLAGVSGRLQVQELAKDLCRMKPRQLQDYLAQKGVLPTRQVALATGRSRYSNS, translated from the coding sequence ATGACTCGCTTCCTTGTAGCCGTAGTAGATGGTGCCAAAGCTAAGTTTTTGACCCTTGAGCCCGTAGCAGTGCCAGAGGTAGAATCTGGCCCCGATTTGATCGAACGTTGCCAACTGCTAAATTCGGCAGCAGAAATTCCCAATCAAGACCTGGGGGCTAACACTAAAGCCAGTCGCAACCGGGGCAGCGGCAGCCGTGGCCACAGCTACGACGATCGCCGAGACAACTATCTCGTTGAGTTTGAGCGCCGCTTTGCCCAAGCTATTGGGGCGCAGATGGAAGCGTTAATTAATACTTATAATCTCAACACTCTGGTGCTAGTGGCCGAGCCGCAGATTTTAGGCACATTGCGCAACTGTTTAGCGGGGGTGAGCGGTCGATTGCAGGTGCAAGAATTGGCCAAAGATCTGTGCAGAATGAAGCCCCGACAGTTGCAAGATTACCTGGCCCAAAAGGGTGTGTTGCCAACTCGACAGGTGGCGCTGGCAACGGGGCGATCGCGCTACAGTAACAGCTAG
- a CDS encoding PhoH family protein, translating into MKKVFVLDTNVLLHDPMAMFRFEDNDVVLPITIIEELDRFKKGTADTGRNARYVSRTLDELRQQGSLVQGIPLEKGGTLKVALCHRDTLRQLPAELEGDQGDNAILAVAMEYKHHHDMPVVLVSKDTNLRIKANAVGLVAEDYETDKIDYDDLYTGTLEVMTSAEAMSQLFGNGHLKLDVPLHPNQAVTLVDESNPNHTALAMVQGSSGKLVPLSKLPHAGVSRVLPRNREQRFAFELLLQDSISMVTLVGKAGTGKTLLAIAAGVQKVADERLYSRLLIARPIVPLGRDIGYLPGDMREKLNPWMQPLYDNFDLIFGTQDMRGRPEHWRRGHEEMIDQGLLQIEALTYIRGRSIPKQFLIVDEAQNLTPHEVKTILTRAGEGTKIVLTGDPDQIDNPYVDASSNGLTYVVERFKDEALAGHITLNKGERSGLAERAAMLL; encoded by the coding sequence ATGAAAAAAGTTTTCGTCCTCGACACCAACGTATTGCTTCACGATCCGATGGCAATGTTCAGGTTTGAGGACAACGATGTGGTGTTACCCATCACCATTATCGAAGAACTCGATCGCTTCAAAAAAGGCACCGCCGACACCGGCCGCAACGCCCGCTACGTGTCGCGCACTCTAGATGAACTGCGCCAGCAGGGCTCATTGGTGCAAGGCATTCCTTTAGAAAAGGGCGGCACCCTCAAAGTGGCTCTGTGCCACCGCGATACCCTACGACAGCTGCCCGCCGAGCTAGAGGGCGACCAGGGCGACAACGCTATTCTCGCCGTGGCGATGGAGTATAAGCACCACCACGATATGCCCGTGGTGCTGGTCAGCAAAGATACCAACTTGCGCATTAAAGCCAATGCCGTCGGGCTGGTGGCTGAAGACTACGAAACTGACAAGATTGACTACGACGACCTCTACACCGGCACCCTGGAGGTGATGACCTCCGCCGAGGCTATGAGCCAGCTGTTTGGCAACGGCCACCTAAAGCTCGATGTGCCCCTCCACCCTAACCAGGCCGTGACCCTGGTCGATGAGTCAAACCCGAACCACACGGCACTAGCTATGGTGCAGGGCAGCAGCGGCAAGCTGGTGCCCCTCAGCAAACTACCCCACGCTGGGGTATCGCGGGTGCTGCCCCGCAACCGCGAGCAGCGGTTTGCCTTTGAGCTGCTGCTGCAAGACTCGATCTCAATGGTGACCCTAGTAGGCAAGGCGGGCACGGGGAAAACGCTGTTGGCGATCGCCGCCGGGGTGCAAAAAGTCGCCGACGAGCGCCTCTACTCGCGCCTGCTGATCGCTCGCCCCATCGTGCCCCTGGGCCGTGACATCGGCTACCTGCCCGGCGACATGCGCGAAAAGCTCAACCCCTGGATGCAGCCCCTCTATGACAACTTCGACCTCATCTTTGGCACCCAGGACATGCGGGGTCGCCCTGAACACTGGCGGCGCGGCCACGAAGAAATGATCGACCAAGGGCTATTGCAGATTGAGGCGCTGACCTACATTCGGGGGCGATCGATTCCCAAGCAGTTCTTGATTGTCGATGAAGCCCAAAACCTCACCCCCCACGAGGTCAAAACTATTCTCACCCGCGCTGGGGAAGGCACTAAAATCGTTCTGACCGGCGACCCCGATCAGATCGACAACCCCTACGTTGACGCCTCTAGCAATGGCCTAACCTACGTCGTCGAGCGTTTTAAGGATGAAGCCCTAGCTGGGCACATAACGCTCAATAAAGGGGAGCGATCGGGCCTAGCCGAGCGGGCGGCGATGCTACTGTAG